From the Funiculus sociatus GB2-C1 genome, one window contains:
- a CDS encoding type II toxin-antitoxin system VapC family toxin → MKLLLDAHVFLWFISGDRRLSNDLRDSIRDSDNEVYLSVVSVWEAIIKYQLGKLPLPESPETYLPKQRDLHLIASLHLDENSVAQLVNLPPLHRDPFDRILICQAVEHGLTIATVDAAIRAYSVSVI, encoded by the coding sequence ATGAAGCTACTGCTTGATGCTCATGTGTTTCTTTGGTTCATCAGTGGAGATCGCCGATTATCAAATGACCTGCGTGACAGTATCCGCGATTCAGACAATGAGGTATATCTGAGTGTTGTCTCAGTATGGGAAGCAATTATCAAGTATCAATTAGGCAAGCTACCACTGCCAGAGTCTCCCGAAACTTATCTACCCAAACAGCGCGATCTCCATCTCATCGCCAGTCTTCATCTAGATGAAAATAGTGTTGCTCAACTTGTCAATCTACCGCCGTTACACCGAGATCCATTTGATAGAATACTCATCTGTCAAGCTGTAGAGCATGGTTTGACAATTGCCACAGTGGATGCGGCAATTCGCGCCTATTCAGTTAGCGTCATTTAG